In one window of Burkholderia cenocepacia DNA:
- the nudB gene encoding dihydroneopterin triphosphate diphosphatase: MTKPPKIPESVLVVIYTPDLDVLVIKRADQPDFWQSVTGSKDTLDEPLALTAAREVAEETGIAVGTPDVPASALVDWHHRIEYTIYPQYLHRYAPGVTRNVEHWFGLCVPHRVDVTLSPREHVDHAWLPFREAAARCFSPSNAEAILQLPARVALARAPHGSSA, from the coding sequence ATGACGAAGCCGCCGAAAATCCCCGAATCCGTTCTCGTCGTGATCTACACGCCCGACCTCGATGTGCTCGTGATCAAGCGTGCCGACCAGCCCGATTTCTGGCAATCGGTCACCGGCTCGAAGGACACGCTCGACGAGCCGCTCGCGCTCACCGCCGCGCGTGAAGTGGCCGAGGAAACCGGCATCGCGGTCGGCACGCCGGACGTGCCGGCCAGCGCGCTCGTCGACTGGCATCACCGGATCGAGTACACGATCTATCCGCAATACCTGCATCGCTATGCGCCGGGCGTCACGCGCAACGTCGAGCACTGGTTCGGCCTGTGCGTGCCGCATCGCGTCGACGTGACGCTGTCGCCGCGCGAGCATGTCGACCATGCGTGGCTGCCGTTCCGCGAGGCGGCCGCGCGCTGCTTCTCGCCGTCGAACGCCGAGGCGATCCTGCAATTGCCCGCACGCGTGGCCCTCGCGCGTG